A region of Calditerrivibrio nitroreducens DSM 19672 DNA encodes the following proteins:
- a CDS encoding DUF350 domain-containing protein, producing the protein MFAFFIARTKGKYCVVEHISNGSISVGLLMAFISIAIGILNAGSMSY; encoded by the coding sequence ATTTTTGCGTTTTTTATCGCTCGCACAAAAGGCAAATACTGCGTAGTAGAGCATATATCAAACGGCTCTATATCTGTTGGACTGCTGATGGCGTTTATCTCTATCGCGATAGGTATACTAAACGCTGGGTCGATGAGTTACTAA
- a CDS encoding right-handed parallel beta-helix repeat-containing protein, whose protein sequence is MHLNPIIKVIGKREINILSCKIEGEVYFENSQGHIIECEIHNSGSSGIRCNSSELEIQNCKVYKNYYHGLKSEENSKVKIINSKIYENGNNEGS, encoded by the coding sequence ATGCATCTGAATCCTATCATAAAGGTAATAGGTAAAAGAGAAATAAATATATTAAGCTGTAAAATAGAGGGAGAAGTTTATTTTGAAAACTCGCAAGGTCATATCATAGAGTGTGAAATACACAATTCTGGTAGTAGTGGTATTAGATGCAATTCTTCTGAATTGGAAATTCAAAACTGTAAAGTCTATAAAAATTATTACCACGGATTAAAATCTGAAGAAAACAGTAAAGTAAAAATTATAAATTCTAAAATCTACGAAAATGGAAATAATGAAGGTAGCTAA
- a CDS encoding dynamin family protein, with the protein MYEEISVEYDKLRKKYSNLISENKKLEDEYKNLNIKLIELQLKYSNLLTDYEEIGNLNKKLNDTIEILGKEKETYKIELEDLKKIHDNQTLVLKNLHSKYNEIEEERDTFMNKCADLADKIQTLEEEKEKLDEENQKKEREIKILTNERNDLGKKLQAISLILSKEEKQDNSPEKLINLLEKDFVELINKIPYKEEAKTIIKLKSIIERIEFVLSFKDKFSKNIVAICGGFSTGKSSFINSVFFSNDNSNFQLSTNITPTTAIPTYVVHGDSLNIKAASINNTLKEIKPEYTSMFDHYNIKDFGFHMRTLVQFLIVSNPFKDYKNICFIDTPGYNPGGSISVEDHEITLKYIDEANVILWLIGIDVNGTIPKSDIDFLRGINSSNKKIYIALNKADTRSLPDIEKIGEAVKNELEKNGIKVEGISAFSSINNQELWYHGKSLFQFLKEEDRPSDLKDSLREELKSIFRDYETFLKSDIKEAESFLSSFKSMELDIFQVGKDEKLAKSTSFYDRLDSLKTKFQSKIAENKKNLADLKNLEEIVLKEFDNLFFKEKRLSLKKI; encoded by the coding sequence ATGTATGAAGAGATATCTGTAGAATATGATAAGCTGAGAAAAAAATACAGTAATCTTATTAGTGAAAATAAAAAACTTGAAGATGAATACAAAAACTTAAACATCAAACTTATTGAATTACAACTTAAATACAGTAATTTATTGACAGATTATGAAGAAATTGGAAACTTAAATAAAAAACTCAATGATACAATAGAAATTTTAGGAAAAGAGAAAGAAACTTACAAGATAGAGCTTGAAGATCTTAAGAAGATACACGATAATCAAACTTTAGTATTAAAAAATCTTCACTCTAAATACAATGAGATTGAAGAAGAACGCGATACATTTATGAACAAATGTGCAGATCTGGCAGACAAAATCCAAACTTTAGAAGAAGAAAAAGAAAAATTAGATGAAGAAAATCAAAAGAAAGAAAGAGAGATTAAAATACTCACAAATGAACGAAACGATTTGGGTAAAAAATTACAAGCCATAAGCCTTATTCTATCAAAAGAAGAAAAGCAAGATAACAGTCCGGAAAAACTTATAAATTTATTAGAAAAAGATTTTGTCGAACTTATCAACAAAATACCTTATAAAGAAGAAGCAAAAACCATAATAAAGTTAAAATCTATAATAGAAAGAATAGAATTTGTTTTATCTTTCAAAGATAAATTTAGTAAAAACATAGTAGCTATATGCGGAGGATTCAGTACTGGCAAATCTTCTTTTATAAATAGTGTTTTTTTCAGTAATGATAATTCAAACTTTCAACTATCAACAAACATAACCCCTACAACAGCCATTCCTACCTATGTAGTGCATGGTGACAGTTTAAATATTAAGGCAGCATCTATAAACAACACATTAAAAGAGATAAAGCCAGAATACACAAGTATGTTTGACCATTACAATATAAAAGACTTTGGTTTTCATATGAGAACTTTAGTGCAGTTTTTAATAGTATCTAACCCGTTTAAAGATTACAAAAACATCTGCTTTATAGACACACCTGGATATAACCCTGGCGGTAGTATATCCGTAGAGGATCATGAAATTACACTAAAGTATATAGATGAAGCCAATGTAATATTATGGCTGATAGGTATAGACGTAAACGGAACAATTCCAAAATCAGATATAGACTTTTTACGTGGTATTAATTCAAGCAATAAGAAAATATACATAGCCTTAAACAAGGCAGATACAAGGAGTTTACCAGATATAGAAAAAATTGGCGAGGCAGTTAAAAATGAGCTTGAGAAAAATGGTATAAAAGTGGAAGGGATAAGTGCCTTTTCATCTATAAATAACCAAGAATTATGGTATCACGGTAAAAGTTTATTTCAATTTTTAAAAGAGGAAGACAGGCCTTCTGATTTGAAAGATAGTTTAAGAGAAGAGCTAAAATCTATTTTCAGAGATTATGAGACATTTTTAAAGAGCGACATAAAAGAAGCTGAAAGCTTTTTATCATCGTTCAAATCAATGGAACTTGACATTTTTCAGGTTGGAAAAGATGAAAAACTTGCAAAGTCTACATCTTTTTATGACAGATTAGATAGCTTAAAAACTAAATTTCAAAGCAAAATTGCAGAAAATAAAAAGAACTTAGCGGATCTAAAAAATTTAGAAGAGATTGTTTTAAAAGAATTTGATAATCTCTTCTTCAAAGAGAAAAGATTAAGCTTAAAAAAAATCTAA
- a CDS encoding dynamin family protein, with product MELLKLFREVEAVVDKNYTILKDDAENLKEDLALEKLEDLEKQLADLDRDSKTLTIGIVGRVKAGKSSLLNALLFEGESILPKAATPMTASLTLLSYDDKISAEVEFYTQKDVKEIKKKHDEYLTKLNDLKEKYIEQFKNDEKELQSGNIEKKAEDMAKKELFEKYIHLQAAYEHYNDMENKGLNQNFSNNEVISADSLEELSKKLLDYVGSQGKYTPYTKSVRIKAPLESLKGVEIVDTPGINDPVVSREARTRELLKNADVVFILSNAGQFLSEEDLDLMDRITMKEGIRELFLVGSQVDLQLHGDEKIKSRGNLFTALENIKKNLADYTRRTIKDLKRNSPEIGDTYNQLIEESKERMFLSSGACYSLYKLFDNKQLWDDNMKIVWKNLTNNYPDFFSEDNKDIALENLKLLSGIVEIVEALEKVKERKQEILKKRSEEIMKAKSQSLRKYIDGLIKAVEERLTKIQSTEIKDLEKNIQELQKKTSNSGVVEHKYDELVEELIDDIKKISRKITMDISKSIYDLQNVGEGYKTEPKNEGRGGLLGFLADFLFGEKKVEENVRILKTGYVEAELVKSVNNQKISTEEKLEEAIKQWKVKLRRELTSTIREVVGDEFIDKDIMIKSITSIEKSEIDFPSLDDITIPSSLRRRGILKNEDEIEDYRSKLTDFLDDLESEFKDNLNEFSKTIKKNLGEKGSKVIKSIFDKYRIEIENLRKDIESKQFMIDKLNNTSKELKNLKKKVLLQEV from the coding sequence ATGGAGCTATTAAAACTTTTCAGAGAAGTTGAAGCAGTAGTAGACAAAAACTATACTATTTTGAAAGATGACGCTGAAAACCTGAAGGAAGATCTTGCATTAGAAAAACTTGAAGATTTAGAAAAACAACTTGCAGATTTAGATAGAGATTCCAAAACACTCACAATAGGTATCGTAGGAAGGGTTAAAGCTGGTAAATCATCTTTATTAAACGCTTTACTGTTTGAAGGGGAATCCATACTTCCAAAAGCAGCAACACCTATGACCGCATCTCTTACTCTCCTTTCTTACGACGATAAGATATCTGCTGAAGTAGAGTTTTATACTCAAAAAGATGTAAAGGAGATAAAAAAGAAACATGATGAATACTTAACAAAGCTAAACGATCTAAAAGAAAAATACATCGAACAGTTTAAAAATGATGAAAAGGAACTTCAATCAGGAAACATTGAGAAAAAAGCGGAAGATATGGCAAAAAAGGAACTGTTTGAAAAATATATCCATCTTCAAGCAGCATATGAACATTACAATGATATGGAAAACAAAGGCTTAAACCAAAATTTTAGTAACAATGAAGTTATATCGGCAGATAGCCTTGAAGAACTAAGTAAAAAACTCCTTGATTATGTTGGTTCCCAAGGTAAATACACACCTTACACAAAAAGTGTACGTATAAAAGCACCTTTAGAAAGTCTTAAAGGGGTTGAAATAGTAGATACACCAGGGATAAATGATCCTGTAGTCTCAAGGGAAGCAAGGACAAGAGAGTTGCTAAAAAACGCAGACGTAGTTTTTATATTGAGTAATGCGGGACAGTTTCTAAGCGAAGAAGATTTAGATCTTATGGACAGAATAACGATGAAAGAAGGTATAAGAGAGCTGTTTTTGGTAGGTAGCCAGGTAGATTTACAGCTTCATGGAGATGAAAAGATAAAATCAAGAGGGAACCTTTTTACAGCACTTGAAAATATAAAGAAAAACCTCGCAGATTACACACGGAGAACCATAAAAGACTTAAAAAGAAATAGTCCCGAAATAGGAGATACTTACAACCAATTAATTGAAGAAAGTAAAGAGAGGATGTTTCTATCATCTGGAGCTTGCTACAGTTTATACAAACTTTTTGATAACAAACAATTGTGGGACGATAATATGAAAATAGTCTGGAAAAATCTAACAAATAACTATCCAGACTTTTTTTCAGAGGACAACAAAGATATAGCACTGGAAAATCTAAAACTTTTATCAGGGATAGTTGAAATAGTAGAGGCTCTGGAAAAGGTAAAAGAGAGAAAACAGGAGATTTTAAAGAAAAGATCAGAAGAAATCATGAAAGCTAAATCTCAAAGCCTTAGAAAGTATATAGATGGTCTTATTAAAGCTGTGGAAGAAAGATTAACAAAAATACAAAGTACAGAGATAAAAGACCTCGAAAAAAACATACAAGAACTACAAAAGAAAACATCTAATTCGGGAGTTGTAGAACATAAGTATGACGAGTTAGTAGAAGAATTGATTGATGATATAAAAAAGATCAGCAGAAAAATCACCATGGATATAAGTAAATCTATATATGACCTTCAAAATGTAGGAGAAGGATACAAAACGGAGCCAAAAAACGAAGGAAGAGGTGGATTGCTTGGGTTTCTTGCTGATTTTCTTTTTGGAGAAAAGAAAGTAGAGGAAAATGTAAGGATTTTGAAAACAGGATATGTAGAAGCAGAGTTAGTCAAAAGTGTAAACAATCAAAAAATTTCAACTGAAGAAAAGTTAGAAGAAGCGATAAAACAATGGAAAGTAAAATTACGTAGAGAGCTTACATCTACTATAAGGGAAGTTGTAGGAGATGAATTTATTGACAAAGATATAATGATAAAAAGTATAACAAGCATAGAAAAAAGTGAAATTGACTTTCCATCATTAGATGACATCACAATTCCAAGTTCTTTACGAAGAAGAGGTATTTTAAAAAATGAAGATGAAATAGAAGATTATCGTAGTAAGCTTACAGATTTTTTAGATGACCTGGAATCTGAATTTAAAGATAACTTAAATGAATTTTCTAAAACAATTAAGAAAAATTTAGGTGAAAAAGGAAGTAAAGTTATCAAATCGATATTTGACAAGTATAGGATTGAAATAGAAAACTTAAGGAAAGATATTGAATCTAAGCAGTTTATGATAGACAAACTAAACAATACATCGAAAGAGCTAAAAAATTTAAAGAAAAAAGTTCTATTACAGGAAGTGTAA
- a CDS encoding dynamin family protein → MKVKENMVEFLSILDSQIKSDQELHDSISSIDLNIDELKEDILQREIIVPIIGPFSAGKSSLINSFLETDYLPVGITPETSLATEIRYSENERIECIMSDNSDKPDIYSLSDFEKIKEKANAYEYMVVYLNNPNLKRIQPAVLVDMPGFESPVDIHNKAILNYLGKGIFYVVVISVESGTLPRSFLNRLKGLESLQRDFEVILNKVNLKSEKDVLAIKEKIEEDIKTYLNFDKEVHLVGENGGKILEKILTSLNTDELIKKMYLPDLKYKTFQVVDTIETIISSMQKTVEQNDKEIKALEKEIESLIKEKDKKIREIESKHSSTNVNRILSSIEREMIAQKDYLANIAVSSPDKFSKIVNDMVVNVLSVDVPNIISDIGSEIIDDVGVHLKSIQNSSDLGVNIPTNWISEKATQLKDNLLFSITNKLEQYKNTARAAAVILAVTTNFIAPVLELIIIALPDIVNKLLSSSIEQKQKEKAKSIIMTQIIPSLKAELRPKLLEIVNNEIKKLTTNVINEYENMLRLKKDSIEQAQKNLKEKAEEISVKISKYQNIKKNIVDSYNKYLS, encoded by the coding sequence ATGAAGGTAAAAGAAAATATGGTGGAGTTTTTAAGTATCCTTGATTCTCAAATTAAATCAGATCAGGAGCTACACGATTCAATATCTTCAATTGACTTAAACATTGATGAGTTAAAAGAAGATATTTTGCAAAGAGAGATTATAGTTCCCATAATAGGACCTTTTAGTGCTGGAAAGAGCAGCCTTATAAACTCTTTCTTAGAAACTGACTATCTACCAGTAGGAATAACTCCAGAAACTTCATTGGCTACAGAAATAAGATATTCAGAAAATGAACGGATTGAGTGTATCATGTCTGATAACTCTGATAAACCTGATATTTACAGTTTATCAGATTTTGAGAAGATAAAAGAAAAAGCCAATGCTTACGAGTATATGGTAGTTTACCTAAACAATCCAAATCTTAAGAGGATCCAACCTGCTGTTCTGGTGGACATGCCAGGATTTGAGTCTCCAGTTGATATCCACAACAAGGCAATATTAAATTACTTAGGGAAAGGTATTTTTTATGTAGTTGTAATCAGTGTAGAAAGCGGGACTTTACCAAGATCTTTTTTAAACAGGTTAAAGGGTCTTGAAAGTTTGCAGAGAGATTTTGAAGTAATCTTAAACAAGGTAAATTTAAAATCAGAGAAAGATGTTTTAGCAATAAAGGAAAAAATAGAGGAAGATATTAAAACTTACTTAAACTTTGATAAAGAAGTGCACCTTGTAGGAGAAAATGGCGGTAAAATTTTAGAAAAAATACTTACATCTTTAAATACAGATGAACTTATAAAAAAGATGTATTTACCGGACTTAAAGTATAAAACTTTTCAGGTAGTTGATACAATAGAGACAATAATATCAAGTATGCAAAAAACCGTAGAACAAAATGACAAAGAGATAAAAGCCTTAGAAAAGGAGATAGAGTCTCTAATAAAAGAAAAAGACAAAAAAATTCGAGAAATAGAAAGTAAACACTCTTCGACAAACGTAAACAGGATACTGTCCAGTATAGAGAGGGAGATGATAGCCCAAAAGGATTATTTGGCTAATATTGCAGTTTCAAGCCCGGATAAATTCTCCAAAATAGTCAACGATATGGTGGTAAATGTGCTCTCTGTAGATGTTCCAAACATAATTTCTGACATAGGCTCTGAAATTATTGATGATGTGGGAGTACATCTAAAATCAATTCAAAACTCTTCTGATTTAGGTGTAAATATACCAACTAACTGGATATCAGAAAAAGCTACACAGTTAAAAGACAACTTACTTTTTTCAATTACAAATAAGCTTGAGCAGTATAAAAATACAGCCAGAGCAGCAGCTGTAATTTTAGCAGTTACAACCAACTTTATTGCTCCAGTTTTAGAGCTTATTATTATCGCACTTCCTGACATAGTCAATAAGTTGCTATCCTCATCCATAGAACAAAAACAGAAAGAAAAAGCAAAATCTATAATCATGACTCAAATTATACCTTCATTGAAGGCAGAGCTAAGACCAAAACTTTTAGAAATTGTGAATAATGAGATAAAAAAACTCACAACGAACGTCATAAACGAATATGAAAATATGTTAAGGCTCAAAAAAGATTCGATAGAACAAGCCCAAAAAAATCTTAAAGAAAAAGCAGAAGAAATTTCAGTTAAAATATCTAAATATCAAAACATCAAGAAAAATATTGTAGACAGTTACAATAAGTACCTTTCATAG
- the tnpA gene encoding IS200/IS605 family transposase has translation MSKINIKHGRTVVYNVNYHIVWSTKYRKKVLTGNIEQRLRVLMNEITKDKGFEIKSMKIMPDHIHVFVTAHPKYSPSYIYKMLKGISGRKLFIEFPDLKKQSWRGHLWNPSTYIETIGHISEETIKKYIEDQKKK, from the coding sequence ATGAGTAAAATTAATATTAAACATGGAAGAACAGTTGTTTATAATGTGAACTATCATATTGTCTGGTCAACCAAGTATAGAAAAAAAGTTTTGACAGGCAACATAGAGCAAAGACTAAGAGTACTTATGAATGAGATAACAAAAGATAAAGGGTTTGAAATAAAATCTATGAAAATCATGCCAGATCATATTCATGTATTTGTGACAGCGCATCCAAAGTATTCGCCGTCTTACATTTATAAAATGCTTAAAGGAATATCAGGGAGAAAACTTTTTATCGAATTTCCCGATTTAAAAAAACAATCATGGAGAGGACATCTATGGAACCCATCTACTTATATTGAAACCATAGGTCACATATCGGAAGAAACGATAAAAAAATACATAGAAGATCAAAAAAAGAAATAA
- a CDS encoding RNA-guided endonuclease TnpB family protein, translating to MVLKAYKYRLYPTKEQAELIERHFGCCRFVWNYFLSLRKETWDKEKKHLSFYEIKKLLPELKKQNPWLKEVNSQSLQEVVIELERSYQRFFKGICNFPLFKKKKKSQSFSIPQHFRIESDRVYLPKFKTGIKFKKHREFTGLPKRLYITRTPSGKYFLLVVCETEINVLPENKYIAGVDLGIKNFVTIARVNKDNTLIKTEKVPHPKTLQKYEKRIKRLQRQLSRKQKGSKNRQKARIKLAKIWEKAKNVKYDYLHKLSSRLINENQVICLEDLNIKGMIKNRKLSKNIWDSAWYEFIRQLRYKAMWYGRKIATIPLFYPSSKTCSNCGWIFSDMDLSVREWECPCCGAKHDRDINASINVVKVGMEQPEFMPVEETTRVFSMRRQVVPVKQEAMHGISIP from the coding sequence ATGGTATTAAAAGCATACAAATATAGATTATATCCAACGAAAGAGCAGGCAGAGTTAATAGAAAGACACTTCGGGTGTTGTAGATTTGTATGGAATTATTTTCTTTCTTTAAGAAAGGAAACCTGGGATAAAGAGAAAAAACATTTAAGTTTTTATGAAATCAAAAAACTGCTACCTGAACTAAAAAAACAAAACCCATGGTTAAAAGAAGTAAATTCTCAGTCTTTACAGGAAGTAGTGATAGAACTTGAAAGATCTTACCAGAGATTTTTCAAAGGTATCTGTAATTTCCCATTATTTAAAAAGAAGAAAAAATCTCAAAGTTTTTCTATTCCGCAACATTTCAGAATAGAGAGTGATAGAGTGTACTTACCAAAGTTCAAGACAGGGATAAAGTTCAAAAAACATAGGGAATTTACTGGTTTACCAAAGAGACTTTATATAACCAGAACACCATCAGGGAAATATTTTTTATTAGTTGTATGTGAAACAGAAATAAACGTTTTACCTGAAAACAAATACATAGCAGGTGTGGATTTAGGCATTAAAAACTTTGTAACTATAGCCAGAGTTAATAAAGACAATACACTAATTAAAACAGAAAAAGTTCCACATCCCAAAACACTACAGAAATATGAAAAACGCATAAAAAGACTACAGAGACAACTATCAAGAAAACAGAAAGGTTCTAAAAACAGACAAAAAGCAAGAATAAAACTTGCAAAAATCTGGGAAAAAGCAAAAAATGTAAAATACGATTATTTGCATAAGTTGTCTTCAAGGCTGATAAACGAAAACCAAGTTATCTGTCTTGAAGATTTAAATATCAAGGGAATGATAAAGAACAGAAAATTATCAAAAAACATTTGGGACAGTGCATGGTATGAGTTTATAAGGCAACTGCGTTACAAGGCAATGTGGTATGGAAGAAAAATAGCAACTATTCCATTATTTTATCCTTCAAGTAAAACGTGTAGTAATTGTGGATGGATTTTTTCTGATATGGATTTGTCTGTAAGGGAATGGGAGTGTCCCTGCTGTGGAGCAAAGCATGACAGAGACATAAACGCATCGATAAATGTAGTTAAAGTAGGGATGGAACAGCCCGAATTTATGCCTGTGGAGGAAACTACCAGGGTCTTCTCTATGAGAAGGCAAGTGGTTCCTGTGAAGCAGGAAGCGATGCACGGGATTTCAATCCCGTGA
- a CDS encoding ATP-binding protein, with protein MKKLPIGIQTFSKIREEGYIYIDKTEEAFELVNNFTYVFLSRPRRFGKSLFVDTLKELFEGNKKLFEGLYIYDKWNWDEKYPVIKISWAGDLTTLERVEDRAIDIFKTNQRLLGIECENNKNPSSCFNELIQKAYEKYNQKVVILIDEYDKPILDVIENVEQAKINRGFLRNLYSIIKDNDAYIRFAFLTGVSKFSKASIFSGLNMLTDISLNPKYGNICGYTQRDIETSFKDYFVDVDMEKVKRWYNGYNFLKDNVYNPFDILQFISNGLVFDNYWFETGTPSFLIKLLKERRYFLPNFSNIVVDKKLLSSFDVENIDLEVILFQSGYLTIEKVIQTPRSIGYKLKIPNLEVQISLNDYILRYLFNYRESNDIQNQSYDAFYNGELDVIRDNLTTLFSSIPYTNYTNNELKLYEGFYASVVYSYLASLGVDLIGEDVTNKGRIDLTVFVSDKIYIMEFKVDGAKGEALSQIKQKNYAQKYMDRGKDIYLVGIEFSSSERNIVNFEWEKLER; from the coding sequence ATGAAAAAACTGCCAATAGGGATACAGACTTTCAGCAAGATAAGAGAAGAAGGGTATATCTATATTGATAAAACCGAAGAAGCTTTTGAACTGGTTAATAATTTTACATACGTTTTCCTCTCCCGCCCCCGCAGATTTGGTAAGTCATTATTTGTTGACACATTAAAAGAGTTATTTGAAGGGAATAAGAAGCTTTTTGAAGGATTATACATTTACGACAAATGGAATTGGGATGAGAAATACCCTGTTATCAAGATAAGCTGGGCAGGTGATCTTACTACTCTTGAAAGAGTAGAAGATAGGGCAATTGATATTTTTAAAACTAACCAGAGATTACTTGGGATTGAATGTGAAAACAACAAAAACCCTTCTTCTTGTTTTAACGAGCTGATACAAAAAGCTTATGAAAAATATAATCAAAAAGTTGTCATTCTCATAGATGAATACGATAAGCCTATATTGGATGTGATTGAGAATGTTGAGCAGGCAAAAATAAACAGAGGATTTTTAAGAAATCTATATTCAATCATAAAAGACAACGATGCTTATATTCGCTTTGCCTTTCTTACAGGAGTGAGTAAATTTTCAAAGGCATCGATATTCAGTGGCTTAAATATGCTTACCGATATATCGCTGAATCCAAAATATGGCAACATCTGTGGATATACCCAGAGGGATATTGAGACGAGCTTTAAAGATTATTTTGTCGATGTGGATATGGAAAAGGTTAAGAGGTGGTATAATGGGTATAATTTCTTAAAAGATAATGTTTATAATCCTTTTGATATTCTACAATTTATCAGTAATGGTCTTGTTTTTGATAATTACTGGTTTGAAACCGGAACACCATCGTTTTTGATAAAGCTTCTAAAAGAGAGGAGATATTTTCTGCCAAATTTTTCAAATATCGTTGTGGATAAGAAACTTCTTTCCAGCTTTGACGTAGAGAATATAGATCTTGAAGTGATCCTATTTCAATCAGGTTATCTGACAATAGAGAAGGTAATTCAGACCCCCAGAAGTATAGGATACAAGCTTAAAATACCTAATCTTGAAGTCCAGATATCGTTAAATGATTATATACTTAGATACCTCTTTAACTATCGAGAATCTAATGATATTCAAAATCAGAGCTATGATGCATTTTACAATGGTGAACTTGATGTGATAAGAGATAACCTTACGACCCTTTTTTCATCGATTCCCTACACCAATTATACAAATAACGAACTAAAGCTATACGAAGGTTTTTATGCCAGTGTTGTATATTCTTACCTTGCATCTCTTGGTGTGGATTTGATAGGTGAGGATGTGACAAATAAGGGTAGGATTGATTTAACGGTATTTGTGTCAGATAAGATATACATTATGGAATTTAAGGTGGATGGTGCAAAAGGTGAGGCCTTATCCCAGATAAAGCAAAAGAACTACGCCCAGAAGTATATGGATAGAGGCAAAGATATTTACCTTGTGGGTATAGAATTTAGCTCAAGTGAGAGGAATATAGTAAATTTTGAGTGGGAGAAGTTGGAACGTTAG